A genomic stretch from Setaria viridis chromosome 1, Setaria_viridis_v4.0, whole genome shotgun sequence includes:
- the LOC117847326 gene encoding serine/threonine-protein kinase STY13, translating to MAEGARFHGMIGGGGGGGGKGMQDNEINGFYNMPYYQKFGEGSHMSVDSADGFNLANCAGGSVAMSVDNSSVGSNESRTVILKHPGLRDAPTASYSVGNSVFRPNRVAAHTLNEDALARVLMDPNHPTEILNNYEQWTIDLGRLDMGDPFAQGAFGKLYRGTYNGEDVAIKLLEKPENDPERAHLMEQQFVQEVMMLSRLSHPNIVRFIGACRKSIVWCIITEYAKGGSVRQFLARRQNKSVPLRLAVKQALDVARGMAYVHALGFIHRDLKSDNLLIAADKSIKIADFGVARIEVKTEGMTPETGTYRWMAPEMIQHRPYDHKVDVYSFGIVLWELITGMLPFTNMTAVQAAFAVVNKGARPVIPQDCLPSLTHIMTRCWDANPEVRPAFTEIVCMLESAEMEIVSNVRKARFRCCMSQPMTTD from the exons ATGGCTGAGGGGGCGCGGTTTCATGGTATgataggtggtggtggtggcggtggaggaaagGGGATGCAAGACAATGAGATCAATGGCTTCTACAACATGCCTTATTACCAAAAGTTTGGGGAGGGCTCCCACATGTCTGTTGACAGCGCCGACGGCTTCAACCTGGCCAACTGCGCTGGTGGTTCTGTCGCCATGTCTGTGGACAACAGCAGTGTGGGCTCGAATGAGTCCCGCACGGTCATACTGAAGCACCCGGGCCTCCGTGACGCTCCGACTGCAAGCTATTCAGTTGGCAATAGTGTCTTCCGCCCCAACCGTGTCGCTGCACACACGCTAAATGAGGATGCATTGGCTCGGGTTTTGATGGACCCGAATCATCCTACAGAGATACTGAATAACTATGAGCAGTGGACAATTGATCTGGGGAGGTTGGACATGGGGGATCCTTTCGCTCAAGGAGCCTTTGGGAAGTTGTACCGGGGAACATACAACGGAGAAGATGTTGCCATTAAGCTGCTGGAGAAGCCTGAGAATGACCCCGAAAGAGCCCATTTGATGGAACAACAATTTGTGCAAGAAGTTATGATGTTGTCTAGGCTGAGTCACCCAAATATTGTAAGGTTCATAGGGGCATGTAGGAAATCGATTGTGTGGTGTATTATTACAGAGTATGCTAAGGGTGGTTCAGTCCGGCAGTTCCTGGCGAGAAGGCAGAACAAGTCGGTGCCTTTGAGGTTGGCTGTGAAACAGGCGTTGGATGTAGCCCGGGGAATGGCTTATGTACATGCATTGGGATTTATTCATCGGGATCTAAAGTCAGATAACCTTCTGATTGCAGCAGACAAATCCATTAAGATTGCTGACTTTGGTGTTGCTCGTATTGAGGTGAAAACTGAAGGGATGACACCAGAGACAGGAACCTACCGCTGGATGGCACC GGAAATGATCCAGCACAGGCCCTATGATCATAAAGTTGATGTCTATAGCTTTGGGATTGTCTTGTGGGAGCTTATAACTGGCATGCTTCCCTTCACAAACATGACAGCTGTTCAGGCAGCTTTCGCTGTTGTAAATAAGGGTGCTCGTCCAGTAATCCCTCAAGACTGCCTGCCTTCTCTAACCCACATCATGACTCGCTGCTGGGATGCGAATCCTGAAGTTCGTCCAGCATTTACTGAGATCGTCTGCATGCTTGAGAGTGCTGAGATGGAGATTGTGAGCAATGTGCGTAAAGCACGCTTCCGCTGCTGTATGTCTCAGCCCATGACCACCGACTGA
- the LOC117847342 gene encoding squamosa promoter-binding-like protein 4 — MEWTAPKHAASPSSPPLLWDWGDNAAAGSGSSSDAPARRGGREREAKRAKGEEGGGAEVRCQVEGCGLELGTAKEYHRKHRVCEAHTKCPRVVVAGQERRFCQQCSRFHALSEFDQKKRSCRRRLSDHNARRRKPQPDAYAFASARLPSSLFDDRRQISFVWNKAPLSHVRPFTSPWDSSSDFKLPHAKEIRELSTKVGAITGQVHFDKSHLSNAIPTLSHGKDELLPMKDPDTSVTASKFDGAPDLQRALSLLSAGPCGLPDPVPQASCLIQFTGASENNGDLHLSHGGNSGPASCTDEQHIAPQPQLVRFTMDTSSNVYEPAFFGLNQIN; from the exons ATGGAGTGGACGGCCCCGAagcacgccgcctcgccctcctCGCCTCCGCTGCTCTGGGACTGGGGCGACAACGCCGCCGCGGGCTCAGGCTCCTCTAgcgacgcgccggcgcggcgcggcgggagggagCGGGAGGCGAAGCGTGCCAAGGGCGAGGAGGGCGGGGGAGCGGAGGTGAGGTGCCAGGTCGAGGGGTGCGGCCTGGAGCTCGGCACGGCCAAGGAGTACCACCGGAAGCACCGCGTCTGCGAGGCCCACACCAAGTGCccccgcgtcgtcgtcgccggccaggAGCGCCGCTTCTGCCAGCAGTGCAGCCG GTTCCATGCGCTGTCAGAGTTTGATCAGAAGAAGAGGAGCTGCAGGAGGCGTCTGTCTGATCACAATGCCCGCCGGCGGAAGCCTCAGCCAGATGCGTATGCCTTTGCCTCTGCAAGGCTGCCTTCATCATTGTTTG ATGATAGGCGGCAAATAAGTTTTGTCTGGAATAAAGCTCCTCTTAGCCATGTAAGACCTTTCACTTCTCCATGGGACAGCTCATCTGACTTCAAGCTCCCACATGCCAAGGAAATAAGAGAGCTATCAACAAAAGTTGGGGCAATAACTGGACAAGTTCATTTCGATAAATCTCACCTGTCCAATGCCATTCCAACACTCAGCCATGGCAAAGATGAGCTGTTGCCAATGAAAG ATCCGGACACATCAGTAACTGCTTCAAAATTCGATGGAGCACCAGATCTCCAGCGTGCTCTCTCTCTTCTGTCAGCTGGCCCTTGTGGATTGCCGGATCCTGTACCGCAAGCATCTTGCCTTATCCAGTTCACTGGTGCCAGTGAGAACAACGGTGACCTTCATTTATCACATGGAGGGAACTCTGGTCCAGCTTCATGTACTGATGAACAGCATATAGCACCTCAGCCTCAGCTGGTTCGTTTTACCATGGACACTAGTAGCAATGTCTATGAGCCCGCTTTCTTTGGTCTAAACCAAATAAATTAA